The following nucleotide sequence is from Lathamus discolor isolate bLatDis1 chromosome Z, bLatDis1.hap1, whole genome shotgun sequence.
CACTGATGTGTTACCAGCATCTTCCTAGCTGCTCATACACAGCACAGCCCTATGAGGACTGCTCTggggaaaattaactccatctcaGCCAGACTCAATACAGATAAAAATTTAATCCATAATGCATGACTGACATCAGAACCACAGCTTTCTGTATTCGATATTCAGACATTGTTCAAAACCGtgttactttctttctttttttaacgtGTCAAGTAGTTGATAATTTGAAAAGAAGTTTACTGTCTTTTAACTCAACCAGCCAAAAAATGCCACACCTTCAGTTAACCACACCACTCTTACCAAATGGTTGAAGCTtactgcaaatgaaaacagtggaaaacaaGCTCCATAGTATAGTCCCACTCATAAACAGCATACATACATTTTTTGAAACAGAGTaagatactgtatttttaaagctatgCTTGTTCCTTTGTCTGGTATGTTGAAGTGGAACTTTGTGCAGTAGTAAGAAGTTCTTATGTGTCATAAACCCAGAAAATTTCTTCAGAATGGCATGAACTCTAATGCCAATTAATGCAGTATCTGTTCCAGCAAACTTTTAGGTATTCTAAGAAATAGATGTGTTTTAGTGTTAAGAATCTAATGTTAATAATCTAACTTTGATATAGTATCCATTTTAAAGCTGTCTCAAGAAAGGCAcaatagattaattttttttatatatatgtacttTATAATGGCTAAATTTCTATTTTTAGAGTTCTGAATGAACACGCACACCCATATGATAGATAGTTACTGCTGGCATTTTTAGGTGGGGAAGAAGTAAAAGTAGGTTGAATGTGTAAGTATATGTTGCTTGTTATTTATAGTAACAGTGTAGTTTGGTACTGCTTCCCATCTCAGAATAACTTCTTGTGCAAATATACTGGCCAGTAGACATTTTGTATACCTGAGAAAACTTACTACAAAGTGTTCAAGAAAATGTTGTTCACATTGTCTTGAAAATACGCCGTAGTTTAAATGACCATTATGCGGATTTTATCTTAGATACttgagtgcaaaaatgggttgctTTTTTGTAAATGAAGTGTATGATGAGAGAGACATTAAAAGATTTGACTGCAAATAATGTGTATTTTACTCCATTGTGTTCTGAGAAGAGAATCCTGACACATTACTTAAAGTAGGTAGCATAATGGTAGCTTGAGCAATATAAATTAAATGTTAAGTTTTGCAAGTTCTCTTCTTTAGATGAAAACTGTGTATTTCAGTGATCATTTCTATAAAATctcaggaaatgaaaaaataataataaaatatctaTAATTACCTATTACCAACAATATAATAACATAAATAAGTACAATTATTAACAGTATTAAAATtatgataaaaataatgaaggcTACTTCAAGGTAAAGGGTTACCTCAGTACTCTTTCCACTGAAGAAAATTACTAACAGTAACAGAATATGAAATGCTCATGTTAATATGAAACAAACGTCTTTCTAAATGCCATATTAATCACATGATGGGTGGAAATGCTTTCTAAGGAAGATTATATTAATGAAAGTaggaattttttaaataattctcatgtttgtttctttttatttgatcagaaaataaatgctaaGCTTCATGACGGAGTGTGTCAGCATTGCAAAGGTATCTTGGAGTGGCGGGTAAAATTCAACAAGTACAAACCACTAACGAAGCCTAAAAAATGGTAAGTTAAGATACTTTGTGTTAATCACTGATAGTGTTGTTGGTGGACTTTTTTGGAAAAATATTCTAGTTTTGGAAACTCACAAACAGTAGCTGCTACTGTATGACATTCTTCAAATTTGGAGTCTGCAATGACAATACGTATTTTCTAATACATAATTTTCTAATTTGCTAGTCTTTTATCTTCaacttttgaaaaggaaatatggAGAAGCAGCTGCTTCCCTCTTTGCTGTTAAAATGCTTGAACTGTGGACCTATAAGTTTCCAAAACTGTCAGTGTGTCCTCTTGAATAAAAGTCAAATCCGAACCAGTTGTAACACAATATTCTAAGGCCTCGTTGCAAGTCAGTACTAGGGGTATCTGAACATCTCTTAAGTTTTGTAGTTCACAAAGACTGTGTAGGAGAGAAGTGGGGAGAGGAAGGCTATAGTTTTGTGTCATACCAAAACTTATCAGCAACATTATTCTCAGCATTAGAGGCCTCAAGTCCTACAAAATGTTTGCAATGCATGCATTTCATTGCCTCTTGgtatgttctttcttttcatacaTGAAGCTATAACCCTAAATTTTAAGCATTTAGCATTATTTGCATAAAGTTCTGTATTACGTGGTTTTGCGTAAGTACATAacagttggaagggatcttaaagaccacctagttccaacccccctgccatgggcagggacactttccactagaccaggttgctcaaagccccatccaacctggccttgaacactgctggggatgaggcagccacagctcccctgggcaacctgtgccagtgtctcaccatcctcacagtgaaaagCTTCTTCCTCATGTGTAatgtaaatctcccctctggcaggttaaagccattcccccttgtcctgtcactccatgcccttgtaaaaagttcctctccagatttcttttaggccccctttaggcactggaaagctgctctaaggtctccccagagccttctcttctccaggctgaacaagcccaattttttaaaaatacaacccCAAGTATCTTAAAATAATGTCTAGGTTTATGATAGGTTAATTTTCTGAAGTGGATACTCTCTACTTTCTTCttgctcagctgcagaagttCTTACCTCTGtggcagcaggcacagccagTGTTTCAACAACGAAACACTTAAAGGAACTGCAGCTGGGGTGTTGTGTATGATTCAGACAGTTTTGTCACAGTAGTTTGTGTTTGTGGGTCTTGAATTACATACTTCTAAAATACTTATGAACTGCTTGAAGGGGTTCTGTAAATGTATGCTTGCAGTTCCGTGAATGATAGTTTGATTTTCAGTAGGTTAAAAGGGAAGGAATGTTTGTTCATACTATATCCGCCACTTATGAgaagttttactttttaatatgaaaCCACATGGAGCaagtattttggttttagtaAGTAATTTCATGCTTTCATGTAAAAAAGGGAATAGATTAGGTAGAAGTCTCACTGGTTCTGAAAGTAAACATTCTGGGTTCTGTTCATCATGGGTGAAGCCggcatttctcttctttaaCTCTTTATTGAATGACTATGTACGTCCCATTTAAAAGTAATGAGCTGTAGCAAATCCTGTGGTGGTGGATCTGGttcttttgcttcttctttGCCTACTgttgaaggaaaaagagaggcaAAAAAGTGTGTAGATCAGTATTGGAAATGGAAGAAGTGACATTGTGGGACAGCTGCTTATGGCAGAATATGTGATGTTTTCCAACATGTTTTTGAACAAGTTGGGCTGCAAACAATTTTAGCTCTACAGGTGTTGGTTTCTAGCCCAGCCTACAGCAGTACAATGGGCCACTGTTCTGAAAGGACAAAACTATGAAGATTTTCAATGTGTGAAGCTTCTAGGGGGAGTAAACACACTATAGACTTTAAAACCATGATTATTATCAAGAAAAATGAATTCTTCACATCACAGACAGTGGTAATAGAGGACTTTTCTGTAccttatttttagttttttgaCATCCTCAAAATTATGATTGTTGGTACAGCCACAAGTTATCCCTAGTTTACTTGTATTTCAAGTGTTTAGTTATTACAATTAAActcttttagaaaaaaagccTATCCACCTTTCATTGATAGTGCCACTCTTTGGTGTGACATAGCTGTAGACATTATTTTTACTACTAATGCAACTGATCatagaagaaagacaaaaaaaaaccaaactaaatcaAACTACATTGCTATTTCCAATGGCATCTAACTGTAGGTTTTCTGTGGGGGAAAGGGAAGACCAGAAACGCTAGGCAGTTCAGACTTTGCTTTTGTTGAATGTGTCTACATCAATTCTTGTGATTGTACAGCTTCTTAAGGAGTTGGATATGTACATCTTAGTAGTGAAAGATCATCAGAATCTAGATGAAGACAGTAGGGGGAAAGTGATAGTATGTAAGACAGGGATTtgagaaagaaagtaaaaatttcTGTTTAACTACATGCTAGTTAGGACATCTGTCCTTATAAGGCATGCAAAAACActtgatatttttcttcagtctgtttTAGCCAGGTCTGCAAATCCACTGTTCAGAACTGTATCCTAAATCTTTCCTGACAGCCTTTAGAGTGCCTGAGGAACCAAAAAAGAGTGACTTCAAGGCAGCTGCATTACATGGGATATATAGTTATGTTCTGCAAAAATACAAGGCTTTCTAAATGTCAGCTGCATGTTAAGgcatagcattttaaaattgacTTATCTACAGAGTTTTATCACATCTTTTAAAAGAATAGCAAAAAAACTTTACATAGTTATGTTGTGAAGAATACAATTCTGTGCAGGCTTGTATTCATAAACAAAGTCCAATAGTGGCTCTCTTCATACTCTGAGATAAGGAAGAGGATGACACCGTGGTGTTTGAATCAAAAGCTTTGTACTTGAAAAATGCATGCACCTTTTTATACCatattcttgtttcattttatcaCTGAACCAGAAAAAGTTATGTAGCTTTAAAGTAAAACTACCTGCTGAAATGAATTGTAAGGTTTCTTTTGttactttaaatataaaaattagtgattttatgattctacttCACTTCTTGTTTTAATAATTCTTCCTGAAAAAGTTAAAGAAGAGGTAAGACACGCAGTTATTTTGATAGTGCTGTTTGTTGAAACACCAAATGTTTCATACGAAACTGGCCTATAAAATGTTGTTCCTCTTTTGAAGAGTGCACCTGTATTGTCTTTGAACACATAATGTTCAAGAAGTgtccacaaatatttttttaatggttttctttctctcacacACAGTGTGAAGTGCCTCCAGAAGACTGTAAAAGATCCATACCATAGTATTTGTCGACCATGTGCTGGTAAGCTGGAGATCTGTGctaaatgtggaaaaaaagaagaaatagtaaTTCCGTAAGTAGTTTGTAGGTTACATAGTTTCAGTACTGAACTGTATCTTCCCTTTATACTAAAGCTTGTTGGGAAACTGCCAAGAAGCCGTTGCTCTTTATGCCATATTCtgaatagaaccatagaatcatagaatagttagggttggaaagggcctcaagatcatctagttccaacccccctgccatgggcagggacatctcacactaaaccatcccacacaaggcttcatccagcctggtcttgagcactgtcagggatggagcactcacagcctccctgggcaactgattccagtgcctcaccaccctcacaggaaagaatttcctccttatatccaatctaaacttcccctgtttaagttttaacccattatcccttgtcctgtcactacagtccctgacaaagagtccctccccagcatccctataaggcccccttcaggtactggaaggctgctatgaggtctccacgcagccttctcttctccaggctgaacagccccaactttctcagcctgtcttcatacgggaggtgctccagtcccctgatcatcctcgtggccctcctctggacttgttccaacagttccatgtcctttttatgttgaggacaccagaactgcacgcaacactccaagtgaggtctcacaagaacagaggggcaggatcacctccttcgccctgctggtcatgctccttttgatgcagcccaggatacggttggctttctgggctgtgagcgcacactgctggctcatgttcattttctcatcaaccagcacccccaagtccttctccgcagggccgctctgaatctcttctttgcccagtctgtagctgtgcctgggattgctctgacccaggtgtaggaccttgcacttgtcatggttgaacttcataaggctggcatcagcccacctcacaagcgtgtcagggtccctctggatggcatcccttccctccagcatatcaaccagaccacacagcttggtgtcatcggcaaacttgctgagggcgcactcaatcccactgtccatgtcagtgatgaagatgttaaacaagaccggtcccaacaccaatccatgagggacaccactctttactgatctccagccggacattgagccattgaccacaactctttgtgtgcggccatccagccagttctttatccattgggtggtccacctatcaaattgatgtctctccaatttagagacaaggatgtcatgtgggacagtgtcaaaacgctttgcacaggtccaggtggataacatcaactgctttacccttgtccatcagttctgtagccccatcatagaaggcaccgaattggtcaggcaggatttccccttagtgaagccatgttggctgtcaccaagcaccttgtttttcatgtgccttagcatgccttccaggagaatgcaGGAATAATCCTGACAGGAATAATCCTGACAGGAATCAGTAGGAGTCATTACCATCGCTTTCGTCTGCTGAAACTGTGGGTGCAGTGCCTATTGATGTTAGTGGGgctgggaaaaacaaaagcaaaactaaaaccaaagtCTTTCTTGGTTAAGGCACTTTAATAGCAATTGAAAATCTTCCTTAGGAACAAAGCacttcaaaatgtatttctgtctAAAGCACCCTAGAATATACATAAGCCAATTTACTGTTTGCGTTTTGTCTGTCATTTGATGATTCAGTTACTAGTGAACAGAAAAACTAAACAAAGGCTAATACTGAGCAGAATTACCTCATATATTTAGCatgcttttggcttttttgatCTCTCTTTTTTGAGCATCCTATATTAATTTACTGGTTTGTGACAACTGGCCAGCTGTTGCTTATTTGGTCAAACTGTTCacatatattttttgtttcttcacaaactttttcctttattgtCTTTTATGTCTTTCCTATTCAACATTAAAGTAACTTTAGGTTACTgtccctctgctcctctccacTTCCCGCCCCCTTCCATCACTGGTAGAGTATTCTCCCCTCCATCCCAttcttctgtaaaagaaaaataaattccagaAGTGGGTGGTGACAAcatcctctttctttctgcaggaTTGATAAAGGACAAGACAGAGCTCAGACTGTGACTACTAAAAATGACCAAGAGAGCAGGGAGTTGGAGGATGAGCTGGATTTTGATGCAAACTTATGTAGTAAGGACAGTGATGGAGATACTGATGTGCTTGAAGAACGATTTAAAAGTATGAATTTTGAAAGGACAGAGATTTAAAAGGTTGAGTTTATATGGGAGACTACATGCTGTCAGAAGTGTTAAATCAATGTTTGCCTTAAACTGCACTGAAATCTGATTTCATATCTTTGATCCTTGCATACAGATGTTGGCACTGTGTATTATGATGCTTGTTGAAGATTTTGTATAAATAAGTTGGGATTTTTGTGCATGAAGAGCAGAATTTCTTGTGAAAAAGATTCAGAAattgaatattttaaacaaagtatTTCAAGCATACATGTAACAACTTCCTGTTTTTCTAAATTAAGCCTCCATGTAATTGTTCTAAATTAAGTATTATGCTACCTTGTATTGCCATTTGGAAAGCTACGTGAAAATCTAGAATAAATACATAGTCTTGTCATAAAAAGGAAGAGCTAAAGCAATGTATTTTGCTGAAGGAAAATCTTGCAACTTCTGGCCATGAGTTTCCAAATAGGGTCAAAATACCAGGTGGCTATTACTGTTATgcttgttgtttcttttctatgcAAAAAAGAGGGTGTAAATGCCATCACCAGTACAGTTCATGAGCACTTAATGCTTATTTACCATCTATAAGTATGCAGTATGAATTTGTGACCCTGTTACTACTAATGttttgaaaagaggaaaaaaaaaaaaaaaaaagattttttagaATTGCTCATAACAGATCTCacactttcatttcctttgtctGCAGATCTAATATAGTTTGCTCTGATATGAAAACACTTGTGTAGTGTAGTGGTGCTTATACAGTTCCTGACTTTCAGTTCTTTTTAGGGGTTATTTCAATGCAGGTTAAGCTCTAGGAAGAACTTAACTGAATTTGTAGTAGTTATCTTTTATGGGATTCAGAACAGtttgatttcttctttattgtcttctatttctataaataaaactgaagaagtGCTTTTTAGTAATTAAATAGTTTAAGCTTTGACAATATAGTATGCCATTTTTACTAACTGTGTAACAGCTACACATCTGCTTGGGTGTTCTGCCTGATACACAGTAGTGTAGCAAGCATGGAAAAAATTGATTCCCAAACTACCTTCTTCAAATGAGTTGTGAGGAACTTCAGCTCTGGGATTATTCTCCCCATCTACAGTGGGGAAAATACTGAAACTTTATCCTTTGGGTAGAGATAGCTACTCTGTGGCTGCTATAGTTGaccttaatttaaaagaaaatgtagttaCCAGGCTGTAGAGTACTAAGACATTCAGCAGTCAATAGCCTAAAAGCATATTATTTAAAGGACAACTTTAGTATTGACAATAACAGGCAACAGCAAAATTCTTGTAATCAGTCATGGGACAATGagcttttactgttttttcttaaatgtgtaGGTGCTTGTAACTACACATACAGCCTTAAGagtaagctttttcttttactatcATGTACTTTGATTTGTATTCTGCTTTAATATTATACATGAAAACACGGTTTTACCTTTTCTAAACTATTTGTAAGTTTGTATCTTAATACCTAAACCATGCTTTTGTATGTTTCTTTAATGATCTCTAAGGACTgcttggtttcttcttttttgttttctgtcccccatgccttttctgtgctgcccttctgctgctgaagaatTTGATCTGTCCCATCTGTATTTTTTGCATAGGTAGATTTTTGCTAAGTGTTTGAACTATTGAAAAACATTCTACTGGTCTTCTCTGTTCCAGTGATGTGTGTGGACTTCTGAGGCTTTTCATTGGGGCAGCCTAAAGTTTACTAAGTGTTTGGGTagtattctttttccttctgggGTTGCTTATTTTGCATAGTTGTTTGTAGTGGTAAAGGACTGGGACCGATAACCCAAACAACCCATCTTCTTTTTCCACCCACTCTATAAACACATTTGTAAGTTAAACCACTAGTTTTGTGATTAAGCATACCAGTTCTGTCACTTAACTGCAGCTAATAAAATCCAAGAAGGTTGGAAGTTTAAAATTTGTAGAAGAGCAGTGGTGCCTCTTGGAAGAGTCAGTGAAGCAGCAAAGCACCAGGAGGTGCTTAGTGGCAGAAAAGGAGGTTGGTATGTTTATAAGGGACTGGAAATTTGTGTGAAGGTCATGTTGCATTGACAGGTAAGTCCTCCCAGCGGGACAGCAGTGACGTCTGAGTCAGTGTGACATCACCTGTTGTCCTACCAGTTGATTTTGATAAAGGGAGAGTAAACAAAGAATAAAGACAGAGTAAACAAAGAATATCCACACAGACTGCAGATGaccaggcagggagggagagctAATAAGTGATCTGAAGTTAACTTCAAAAAGGGTCTCTTTGAAGAGGAAACCATGAGTGTCATCAAAAGCAAACTGGCTTTTGAAAGGGACATACGTATGGGAAATGTTCTTCCCTTTGGAAAAATTAGGTAATGGCCTAACTGTTTGCCCCAAGGTGAGGGGAAATCCTGAAATGATAAGAAAGCATGTCATGGAACTGGCAGAATGACAAAATGAGGGGAAGGATGCTCTTCTGAAAGTGATGACACAACCTGTCAGTACTGGGGAAGAGCAGTGCCACACAAGTGAGCAACAAGTAGCCACGAAACACAGACATTAGGGAAAGTCCCCTCAAGTTAGTTAGCATCTTCATGTTGCACCTCTAATGCTCTGTTTGGCCTTTAGGTGGGCATTTGGTGCCACAGCTGATGAAACTTTGCTGTGAGAGAGAGTACAGCTGCAGTGGTGGCTGGCTGCATAGTCCAGCCTTTCTCTCTGAAGACAGCTTTTGATTCTGGCAAGTGTTCTGCCTTTGCCATAACTGCGGTCAGAAGACGCACTGCTGGAAGTGATTGCTGCAGCTGACACCATGTACGATGGTGGTTGTGAGTCAGCTTGAAAAATTGCTAACTTGGACTTTGGATCCTTACTGAACAGAATGCTGAAGAAGAGAATGATAGATGTTAATATTAGTCATCTGAAGAATAAATGTGATGCTGCTGACACAGTTGAATTCCTGTTAACTGATTGTCCTAAGGAGTGTTACCAATTCTCATTTGGTGTGACTCAACGCTGACAGTAATTAATTGGATAATGGACTGTCGGCATGTGTAAGGCAGACATGCAAGATGATTCTTACTTCACAGGGGAAATGCTTATCATAGGCTCGAGCTGTCAGAACTTGTCATTGTTGATTGTACAGGCTTCCGGAAAGCCAAATTCCCACATGCAAGGATTTCTCAGGACAATCTGGATTCACTGCAGTATGAGGAGAGTCCGGTATGGACACAGTGCTGCCTCCCAGCATAATTCCTGAACAATCTTCTCTGTCAAAGTTCACAGTCCTCTCTGAGACATTCTGTCATCAAATGTTTTGAAGTATCAGATGATACAAAAAACATTGCCTAATGATTTACTTCTAGTTTTGCATGGGCTGGGctcttctgttcttgttttggCTACTGATGAATCTGTATGCCTCTACAGTGCTAAAGTAATACCAGCCTCTGAAGGTTTATAGGACTACTGGTTAATTAGGAAAAGGATGGCTTGTTTTCTCCCTGTAATGGGCATGTATGTGGATGCTGAGATGCAAATCGTGGCATTAGCaaggaaaatagagaaaaacatAGCAGTTAATCAAATATGAGCCACCTTGTAAACCTCTGGCCCTGCAATTatatgtgttttctttgttcagGAGTTCTCACAAGTAAACGGATGCTGGTAGAAAATGCAAAACTACCTCTACTTATAGGAAGCATCAGGATGACTTGCTCTCTTAATGAAGAAAGGTTTGTAAGTATCATAAGGACATTCTTGATAATCAGATGTTTAGGAAGCTGGTCATGTATACTGCCAGCATCTTTTTGCTTCATTCTTCTGCCTGCTTTTTATCTAAAAGCTGTTAAAGGACAAAACTgcatatgaaaaagaaagtatgTGCCCTGCATACATGCTCTTGTCACGTACGGTAAGTGTGTGAAGTAGGGTTCATAAATCTCAAAACAGTTGAAAATACACTAGTATGTGAAGTGAAGTCTGTCTAGGGATTGATAACGTGTTCTCAGAGAAATTACCAGTAAGAGattagaaattaaatactttgCATATTTCAGGTAGAGGTTTTCCTGTTGGAGCCTTTAAAATAGTTAAGATTAAATCAGATGGGAGTTAACTTTTTTCCTACTGAAGTAAGAAAACAACTATTTTTAGAAACAAGGATAGACTCCTAATACAGTCATCAGTAAGAAGTTTGAGTATCTAAAAACAGGGACTGACAATCACATCCAATGCATTAAGATTTGACCTGAATTTTGGATATGTACAGCATCTGTACATGTATTTGCCTTTGATACAGCTTTAGAAACCCAAGTTAAAAAGGTCTGTTGTAGCCTCGTAACtaaaagtgctttgaaagcagtaccaaatattttaatgttttttgctttaaactGCAACATAGAAGACTGGTTTTGTGCAAAAATCTTATGGATTATGCATGCTCCTGAATGGCAGGGCTCACTTGAAATCTCTCTTTAggacagcttttctttcagagtCTCCAGTTTGTCACAGCTATGCTCCTTTGCACTTGGTTCACTCTTTCCTAAATCCTGTGTGAGCAAGCGTGACATAATGTGTAAAAAGAGTCTATAAAGGGTACCCATAGTTAACATATTAGTATGTGTAGCAGCAGTGGAATTTGTAGCTTTTTTTATATGAGTAATTGCATAACagtttgattgtttttttcttttttcccctcatagaCCTTACTCTGTCTCCtgactgttttgtttcttttagggttgttttctgtctttgtccTACAGCATGGTTCTGCACTGTAGAAGTTGCTAGCTTGAATGAGAGCTGATGGAGCCTCTGACTGACAGCAGCAATAGTTTACTCTGGGTTATTCCCAGTAGCAGCAACAGGGTTGACCCCAGAACCATAGAACACTTTGAAGTGGTGAAGTTT
It contains:
- the CZH9orf85 gene encoding uncharacterized protein C9orf85 homolog isoform X1; the protein is MSSERGNVSRTRSQRYQNTRAFRNDKYDTSARRKKINAKLHDGVCQHCKGILEWRVKFNKYKPLTKPKKCVKCLQKTVKDPYHSICRPCAGKLEICAKCGKKEEIVIPIDKGQDRAQTVTTKNDQESRELEDELDFDANLCSKDSDGDTDVLEERFKSMNFERTEI
- the CZH9orf85 gene encoding uncharacterized protein C9orf85 homolog isoform X2; translation: MSSERGNVSRTRSQRYQNTRAFRNDKYDTSARRKKINAKLHDGVCQHCKGILEWRVKFNKYKPLTKPKKCVKCLQKTVKDPYHSICRPCAGLIKDKTELRL